The Flavipsychrobacter sp. genome contains the following window.
AGATCACAGAAGATGTAGCTGCAAGAATAGAAGAGAGTGCTATAGAGGCGGTTGAAATTCGTTCTGTATTGACTTGTGAGAGTCAAAGAGGTGTATGTGCTAAATGTTATGGTAAGAACCTGGCAACAGGTTACATGGCACAGAAAGGAGATTCAGTAGGTATCATCGCTGCACAATCAATTGGTGAGCCGGGTACACAGTTGACACTTCGTACATTCCACGTGGGTGGTGTGGCAGGTTCTTCTGCTATTGAGTCTAACTTGGTTGCTAAGTTTGACGGTACTGTTCAGTTTGATGGTCTTCGTACAACTACATACACTAATGCTGAAGGTAATGAGGTAGAAGTTGTTATTGGTCGTACAGGTGAGATGCGTGTGATAGATTTAGAGAATGATAGACTACTGAATACACATAACATTCCTTACGGTTCTAACTTGTTGATCAAGAACGGTCAGAAAGTGAAGAAAGGTGATGTGATCTGTACATGGGATCCGTTCAACGCCGTTATCGTTTCTGAGATAACTGGTAAGATCGAGTTTGAAAATGTAATTGAAGGTGTTACTTACCGTGAAGAAGCAGATGAGCAAACTGGACACCGTGAGAAAGTTGTTATCGAGACTAAAGATAAAACTAAGATCCCTGCACTATTAGTAACGGATGGAGACGAAGTGAAGTCTTATAACTTACCTGTTGGTTCACACATCATAGTTAAGGCTAATGATAAAGTGAAAAATGGTCAGGTAATCGTTAAGATACCACGTGTGATGGGACGTAGCCGAGATATTACGGGTGGTCTTCCACGTGTAACTGAATTGTTTGAAGCGCGTAACCCAAGTAACCCTGCAATTGTTTCTGCAATTGATGGTGTGGTTTCTTTCGGTAACATCAAGCGTGGTAACCGTGAGATCATAGTAGAGTCTCGTGAAGGTGTTATCAGAAAATATCTTGTTCCATTGACACGTCATATCATGGTACAAGAGGGTGACTTCGTTAAGGCTGGTAAATCATTATCAGACGGTGCGATCACTCCAAGAGATATCCTAAACATCAAAGGACCTTTCGCAGTACAAGAATACTTAGTGAATGAAATTCAAGAGGTATATCGTTTGCAAGGTGTGAAGATCAATGATAAGCATATTGAGGTTATCGTTCGTCAGATGATGCGTAAGGTTGTTATCGTTGATCCGGGAGATACTAAGTTCTTAGAAGATGATACGGTAGATAAGTTTGACTTCATGACGGAGAACGACTGGATATTTGATAAGAAAGTGGTAACAGATGCTGGAGATTCAGCTGAGTTCCACCCTGGTCAAATAGCTACACTTCGTGAGATACGTGAGGAAAACAGTACACTACGTAGAGCTGATAAGAAACTAGTTGAATTCCGTAACGCTGATTCAGCGACATCATCTCCATTATTGTTAGGTATTACTAAGGCTTCACTTGGTACTCGTAGCTGGATATCAGCAGCTTCGTTCCAAGAGACCACTAAGGTGCTTTCTCAAGCAGCTATCAATGGTAAGTCTGATGATCTAATGGGACTGAAGGAGAACGTTATCACAGGTAATCTGATCCCTGCGGGTTCTGGTATGCGCGATTACGATGATATAGTTGTAGGTTCTAAAGAAGAATTTGAACTATTGATGGCTAACCGTGATGTACTTCAGTTTGATGAGGAAGAATAATGCTATAATGACTATAGATACAAAAGGCTACTCTTTAAGAGTAGCCTTTTTCTTTTACAGAAACTATACTGATTTCTTGTTGTTATTCGTTAAATTAGTACTAACCTGACTAAAGAAAACGAAAATGAAGAGGAAACCTGTCATATACTTTCTGTTAGGAGCTGTTATTGCAGCTTCGGTATTTAGTGTTGTGGCTTTTAAAGTAAACGACAATGATGAAAATGTAGTAGAGGTAAAGAAGAACAAAAAGCTTCAATATAAATGGTATATCCCTGATATACCGGAACAGATAGAATTTGCGGGAGAACCAGTACCATTACATAGATGGGATGTAAGAGAACAGTTGGAAAGAGAAGTCCTAACCAACTCTTATTATCATACCAGTACGCTCTATATATTAAGGTTGCAGTCGCGCTATTTTCCTACGATTGAACGTAGATTGAAAGCGAATGGTGTACCAGATGACTTTAAATATCTGTGTGTCGCAGAAAGTGCTTTACGCAATCAGATATCAGGTGCTGGAGCTGTAGGCTTTTGGCAGTTTATGAAAGGTACTGCTCCAAGATATGGATTGGAAGTGACGAGTGAAGTAGATGAAAGGTATGATGTAGAAAAATCTACAGATGCAGCCTGCAAGTATCTAAAAGAGGCATATGAAAAGTTTGGTTCTTGGACTGCAGCGGCAGCGTCGTACAACTGTGGTCAGGCAGGATTTAATAAATTTTCCTCTTACCAGCAGAAAGATAATTATTACGATCTGTTGTTGCCAGAAGAGACCATGCGATATGTTTTCAGGATATTGGCGTTAAAACATATCATGAGTAATGCTAAAGAGCTAGGGTTTGTTGTGTACGATGATGATGCTTACCAACCTCTAGCTATAAGAGAAATTGAAGTAAAGGAAACCATTACTAATTTAGCAGATTTTGCGTTATACAATAATTCGAACTATAGAATGTTGAAGTTGCTTAATCCATGGTTAAGAGGTCATGCTTTAACTGTAAAAAATGGTAAGACTTATACCGTAAAGCTACCTGCAAAAAAATAAGATTATGCGCTATTTGCGTGCCATACTGCCATTAGCCATTACTTGCATACTGGTTTATTTATTGAACACATCAATGAAGAGTGGCCCTGCATTGGGTAAGTTATTAGATCCTGTTGCTGGTGTGTGGACAAATGCCGAACCAATTACAAAGGACTACAATAAGATTCTTGCGTTTGAACAGTTGGAAGGAGCATCTAAAGTGTGGTTCGATGATCGCATGGTGCCACATATACATGCCGATAATGAGCATGATCTATACTTTTTACAAGGATATATACACGCTATGTTTCGCCTGTGGCAAATGGATATGCAAACACGTGCAGCAGCAGGAAGAGTAAGTGAAATAATAGGAGCCAGAGGACTGAACTACGATAGAGACAAGCGAAGAAAAGGAATGGTGTATGGCGCTGAAAGATCGTTGAAGAAAATAGAAGCTGATAGTAGAAGCCGAAACATGTTGGAGGCTTACACGGCAGGTGTCAATCAGTTTATTAGCGAATTAGATCGCAAAAGTTTTCCTTTAGAATACAAGCTAATGAGTTTTGAGCCTGAGCCGTGGACGAACTTAAAAACGTCTTTATTGCTTAAATATATGGCCGACGATCTTACAGGTACAGTACATGATATTCCGCTTACTTATTTGAAGGGGCAGCTTGACGAGGCAACCTTCCAGCTACTGTTCCCAGAAAGGATGAATAACAGTACACCAGTAATTCCCAATAATACAACTCACACAACACCCTCAATGCAAAGACCTGCACAACCTGAAAGGGATGTATGGGCAACTCTGAATGATAGTCATTTTGATAAAAGCACAGACATAGATGGTAAGGGTAGTAATAACTGGGCTGTAAGCGGTAGCAGGACAAAGAATGGAAATGCTATTTTATGTAACGATCCACATCTTGGTTTGAACCTGCCATCTCTATGGTTTGAAGTACAGTTGCAGACACCAAATATGAATGTGTATGGAGCATCATTGCCAGGTGCACCTGGAGTAGTTATAGGTTTTAATGAAAATATATCTTGGGGTTTAACGAATAACTACAGAGATGTAAAAGACTATTATGAAATAGAAGTGTTATCAGATGAAACTTATATGTTTGATAACAAACCTATGAAGTATGATAAGAGAGTAGAGGTTGTAAAAATAAAAGGTGCTCCTGATTTCTATGATACGGTTAATTATACGATCCATGGCCCTGTGATGTATGAGCAAAAGTTTAAGGGCCCTAATGGTTTGGCTATGCCATTGGCTTTAAGATGGATGGCTCATGATGAAAGTA
Protein-coding sequences here:
- a CDS encoding lytic transglycosylase domain-containing protein, whose translation is MKRKPVIYFLLGAVIAASVFSVVAFKVNDNDENVVEVKKNKKLQYKWYIPDIPEQIEFAGEPVPLHRWDVREQLEREVLTNSYYHTSTLYILRLQSRYFPTIERRLKANGVPDDFKYLCVAESALRNQISGAGAVGFWQFMKGTAPRYGLEVTSEVDERYDVEKSTDAACKYLKEAYEKFGSWTAAAASYNCGQAGFNKFSSYQQKDNYYDLLLPEETMRYVFRILALKHIMSNAKELGFVVYDDDAYQPLAIREIEVKETITNLADFALYNNSNYRMLKLLNPWLRGHALTVKNGKTYTVKLPAKK
- a CDS encoding penicillin acylase family protein, translated to MRYLRAILPLAITCILVYLLNTSMKSGPALGKLLDPVAGVWTNAEPITKDYNKILAFEQLEGASKVWFDDRMVPHIHADNEHDLYFLQGYIHAMFRLWQMDMQTRAAAGRVSEIIGARGLNYDRDKRRKGMVYGAERSLKKIEADSRSRNMLEAYTAGVNQFISELDRKSFPLEYKLMSFEPEPWTNLKTSLLLKYMADDLTGTVHDIPLTYLKGQLDEATFQLLFPERMNNSTPVIPNNTTHTTPSMQRPAQPERDVWATLNDSHFDKSTDIDGKGSNNWAVSGSRTKNGNAILCNDPHLGLNLPSLWFEVQLQTPNMNVYGASLPGAPGVVIGFNENISWGLTNNYRDVKDYYEIEVLSDETYMFDNKPMKYDKRVEVVKIKGAPDFYDTVNYTIHGPVMYEQKFKGPNGLAMPLALRWMAHDESNELLSLYLLNHSSNYDEFVEAIHYFECPAQNMLYADKKGNIALWGQGQFINKWEEQGKYVMKGNSSSTLWGSKIPMNENPHVLNPQQGYLSSANQIVTDSTYPYWYNGKFADYRAWRINQVLDTMHAATVEDMFALQGDVHSILAEKTLLVMLQQIDVDSNSSYVSMLQEWDYELDAESVAATVYQKWWELFYNDLWKAYEKVPEQLYPNTEVTMQLLIENKLPTDSLGVLLTNSFKRTIDFLEQRENKEWYKVKNTTVTHLSKLPAFSFSNLKIGGWGNTVNASKQNHGPSWRMVVEMGEKIKAYGVYPGGQSGNPGSKDYGTFVNKWAEGSYYELLFLPNNNEQQNEQIKYTWTTDAK